The window ATCCAGGTGAGCATGGAGGCGGCAGGCATACGCATCCCGCGCGATAGCGGTGATCAGGAGGCCTGGGCGAAGGAGCGCTGGAGCAAGGTGCCTGTGGCAGATTCGCTGGCCGGGCTGCAGCGCGGAGATCTGGTGTTCTGGCCGGGCCATGTCGGCATCATGACGGATGCGGTGCATATGCTGCACGCCAACGCGTTTCACATGGCAACCGCGCTTGAACCGCTCCATCTCGCAGCGGCCCGCATTGCCCGCCATCATGCGCCGATGAGCGGTATTTTCCGCGCTCCCAACGCCAGAGGCTAGGCCGCTGCAGGCACGGCAAACAAAAAGGGCGCTTCGATCGAAGCGCCCTTTTCAAGGTGTGGCGGCGGGAAAGGGTTACTCCTCGCCTTCAGGACGCTCTGCAGCATCGTCGGCCGGTTCGGCGTCCGGCAGATCCTGAGCCGGCTGGGCCAGTTCGCCCATATCGTCGCCAGCTTCGGTGGCTGTATCCGGTGCGCCAGCCGTTTCCGTTGCTGCAACCTGAGGCGTTTCGCCTTCTTCCTCGATGGCCGGCTCCTCGGGGAGCGGTTCGGGGAAGGGAAGGCCGGAACTGCCCATGGAGTGCATGTAGGCGATCAGGTTTATACGGTCTTCCTGGCTGCGAAGGCCTGCAAAAGCCATCGAGGTGCCCGGCACATAGCGGCGCGGCGCTTCCAGATACTCATACATGTTCTGGTAGAGCCACTGGGTGCCATCGGCGCCATAATCGCGCATGGCGCTGGAATAGTTGAAGCTGGAAACGCTCGCGACAGCGCGGCCAAGTACGCCCCACATATTCGGGCCGGTGCCGTTGGCGCCGCCTTGCTCAAACGTGTGGCAGGCTACGCAGCGCCGTGCGACACGCTCACCAGCATCAACGCTGGCGGTGGCAAGCAGGCTGCCGAAATCAACCGGCCCGGACACTTCCTCTTCGGCACCGGCAGGCCCCTCCAGCAGAGCGGGGTCCACCGGGAAGCCCAGAGTTTCAGGCGCACGCGCGGTAAAGGCGATATCGCCAATCTCGCGTAGACCCATGACAACAAGCAGGATGGCCAGAACCGCGCCCGCTACCTTGTTCCAGAACAGATCGCCCATCGACGTCCTCTCGACCAGACATGACTGTAATTGCGCCGGTGTTTGGCACGCTCCGCCGCCCTGTGCAACCGCCTGACGCGATTAGCACCCCTGCAAATAGCAGGGTAAGTGACGATTGAGCAGTACCAATGCGGTGACAGCCTGCCCATGGGGCAGGTCGTCGCGCCTGTCCTAGCCGCCATTCAGCCATGTCTCTATCAGCAGGCGTGAAATCGAGTAGTGGGGCGGCCCCCAGCGCATCATCGGCCCTTCATAGAGCTCGCGCACTTCGGCGCGGGTGAACCAGCGCGCCTCCTCAATGTCGTCGGCAGCCACAGGTTCACCCGGCTCGATCTCTGCCAGCAGGCCGATCATCAGCGTGGACGGGAAGGGCCAGGGCTGACTGGCTACATATCGCGACGATAACACCTTTAGCCCGGTTTCCTCGGCGACCTCGCGTGCGCAAGCCTCCTCGATCGTCTCACCCGGCTCCATGAAGCCTGCCAGCGTGGCAAACAGGCCCGGCGGCCAGGCTGGCTGACGGCCCATGACGCAACGGTCCCCGCTATAGGGCAGCATGATGACCGAGGGGTCCGTGCGCGGGAAATGTTCGGTCCCGCAGGAGGGGCAAACCAGCTTGGTGCCGCCTTCAGCGGGTGCGTTCTCCGCGCCGCAATTGGAGCAGTAATGCCTGCGGCCGTGCCAGCTCAATATGGCCCGCGCCCTTCCCAGTATGGCGGCCAGGTCCGGCTCTGCGATCATGGTCGCACGCCGGAAATCGAGGCCGGGAGGGGTCGAGCCCGGCTGAACGCTCGCCGCAAACCAGGGTGTCTCACCTTCCAGTCCGAGAAACACCAGGCCCGGGCGCTCCAGAGCAAGGGTGCTGGTCTGTGCCGGGTGCAGTATCTCAGGCTCTCCCTCTGGTGACAGCACCACATTGCCGCCTGTGAGCAGAATCGCTCTCGCCGCAGGGTGGGACAGGCAGGCTTCGATAAAGGCGGGATTGGTCCGCTGCACGCCGGAATGGTCCAGTGGCGAACGGGTGAATGTCAGGTGCATCAGCCAGCCTCGTTTCTTCGACCGGCTCATTGCGCCCTGATATGGCCGGGCTGGCAAGCCCGCAGGAGTTTCGCATCTGCGAACATTACAGGGGCCTTACCGGATTCTGTATAAAGGTTTGAGATCATGGCATTTTTGCCCCAATTGCCTTGCTTGTGCCATAGTCCGTATCCGGAAAGCCACACTGGTGTATTGCACTGCGTCATTAACAGCTTGCGGCCTCTTGCGGATGCATGAGAGGCACCCTCATCTCTCGTCGCACGGGCCCGGGGGGTCCCAAAAAGACGAAAGGTCGAATCAGATGAAATCTCTCCTTATCGCAGTGTCTTCCATTGCTGTTCTCGCTGGTGCCGCTTCCGCTCAGGAAGGCCCGTTCCGTCTGGGTGCTGGCTACCAGGCCATCGACACCGACGGTGCTACGTATGACACGCTGACCCTGCGCGGCAGCTATGACATCACCCCGATCTTCTCGGTGGAAGGTGATCTGCTGTTCGGTCTGGGCGATGAGTCCACCACGTTCGGTGCGACCACCATCACGTCCGAGATCGACTACGGCGTCGGCATCTATGGCGTTGCCCGTCTGCCGCTGAACGACCAGTTCTCGGTCTTCGCGCGCGGTGGCTACACCTACTTCGACGTTAGCGCTTCGGCGGCTGGCATTGCCTTTAGCGGCGATGTGGACGGCTGGGCGTTCGGTGGTGGTGCAGAATGGGCTTTCGCCGGCCCGAACGCCATCCGCGTCGACTACACCCGCTATGACTTCGTGAACGGCAATGGCAATGCTGACGCGTTCGGCATTTCCTACGTCCGCCGCTTCTAGTCTGGCATGAATGTGCCGGCTCCGCTGTAGCGGGGCCGTACAAGAGCCCCCGTGGTCATTTGGCCGCGGGGGCTTTTTCATATCCACCTGTTGACGCGAATGAGAATGACTCGCAAGTTGGGTGTGCAACAGGGGAATCGACCCATGAGCCCGGCAATCTGCAAGGTCATCAATCTTGAACCATCCCGCCATGGCGGCAGGCGCAGTGGTGAGCCTGTGAGTGCTCTCGAGCCGCGTGTGCGCGACTGGCTGACGACGCAGTCAGTCATCGTGGAGGACTGGCTGAACCAGCTGGTCGCGGCCAATGGCGATGAACGCCTGGTCGGAGTGTTATGCCAGCACGCCGCCTTCCTGCGCGACACGCTGGAAGAAGGCTGACACCGCGCTTGCGAAACCTGTCCGCGATCCCGATACTAGGGAGCAGGAAGGCCGGCGGCGGACGAGCCCCTCGCCAACCCGGTCAGGTCCGGAAGGAAGCAGCCGTAACGAGTTTCGGTTCGGGTCGCCGTCCGGTCTTCCGCCGCCTTCCACCCGCTTTCGCCTGAAGGGCCCGGCTGCGCCATGCCGGCGCTCTGGGCAGCACGCCGCAAGAAGGGGCCTTGCCCGTCCATGGATGATCAGGATCCAGATAGCGGCGCCCCTGCGCTGGAGGCCGATGAGCCGGGACCGGCCCTGCCGGGCTTCGAGCCGCCGCCTGCCAGTGCCGCCTATCAGGTTCTGGCCCGCAAATACCGCCCGCAGCGCTTTTCCGATCTCATCGGGCAGGACGCCATGGTGCGTACGCTGTCCCATGCCTTCCAGTCGGGCCGTATTGCGCAGGCCTATATGCTCACCGGCGTACGCGGGGTGGGCAAAACGACAACCGCGCGCCTCATCGCCCGCGCACTGAACTACGAATCGGACGAGCGCTCCGGCCCCAGCGTGGATATTGATCCGCCGGGCCGGCATTGCGATGCCATTGCCCGCTCGGCCCATGTCGATGTGCTGGAGATGGACGCCGCTTCGCGCACTGGCGTCGGCGATATACGCGAAATTCTGGATGGCGTGCGCTACGCGCCCGTGTCGGCACCCTACAAGGTCTACATCATCGACGAAGTTCACATGCTGTCCAACAATGCGTTCAACGCATTGCTGAAAACGCTCGAAGAGCCGCCGCCGCATGTGAAGTTCATCTTCGCGACGACCGAGATACGCAAAGTCCCGGTCACGGTGCTTAGCCGCTGTCAGCGCTTTGATCTGCGCCGCGTGCCGCGCGATGCGCTCAGCGCCCATCTGAAGCGGATATGCGATCTTGAGGGCGCGCAGGTTGAAGATGGCGGCCTCGACGCGATCGCCCGCGCTGCCGAAGGCTCGGTGCGCGACGCGCTCTCCCTGCTCGATCAGGCGATAGTTCAGGGCAGTGAGACAGGCCCGGTTCCCGCCTCGCAGGTGCGCGAGATGCTGGGCCTGGTGGACCGCTCACGCGTGCTCGACCTGTTGGATGCAGCTTTGACGGGCAAGGGCGAAGCGGCGCTCGCCGAGCTGGAAAGCCAGTACGCCGCCGGCGCTGATCCGCAAGTGCTGATGCGTGACCTGCTGGATTATCTGCACGCGATGAGCCGGGTGAAGGCAACAGGCGGCAAGGCGGACCTTGCCGAGGCGCCGGAAACTGCCGCGCGCTTGCGTGAGCTGGCCGATACGCATTCGCTGGCCAGCCTTACCCGCCTCTGGAAAACGGCGCTCTCGGGGCTCGAGGATGTGCGCTCAGCGCCCGATCCGATGGCAGCCGTAGAGATGAGCGTGATCCGCCTGATGGCGGCGGCCAGCCTGCCCGGCCCGGAAGATGCCGCGCGGCTTATTGCGGCGCTGGAGGCCGGTGCGCCTGTGCCCGCGCCAGCAGGGCAGGCCAGTGGCGGACATGGCCCCGCAGGTCCGCAAGCCGAACATCAGCCCGCAGACGCGGAGCCTGAGCCGGCCACGAATTCCGACCCATCCAGCCTGGAAGACGTGATCGCCCTTCTGGACCGCGAGCGTGAAGCCTTGCTGCGCGATCAGGTGGAGCGCTTTGTGCGCCTTGTGTCCATCGGGCAGGGCAAGCTGGTATTTGAAGCGGTCAAGGGCGCCCCCGAAGACCTCGCCAGCCGTCTTGCGGGCTTCCTGCATGCGCAGACCGGCGCACGCTGGCTGGTGGACAGTCAGGGCCGCGCGCCGGGCGGTGAGACCATGCGCGAGCGCCGCCGCCGTGAGGCCGAGGCCTTGCGCGAACGCGCGCTTCGCGATCCGATGGTAGTGCGCGCCATGACGCTGTTTCCCGGCGCCGAGCTGGAAGCAGTGACGACGGTTGAGCCGGAGAACCCGCCTTCCCAGATGACGGACGCAGACACCCAGCGTCAGGAGCGCAAACCATGAAAGACCTCGCCGGCCTGATGAAGCAGGCCCAGGAAATGCAAAAGAAAATGGGCGAGGCGCAGGCCCGGCTGGACGCCGTGGAGGTGACAGGCGAGGCGGGTGCCGGTCTGGTGAAAATCACCACCACCGCCAAGGGCGAACCGCGTAAAGTGTCCATCGACCCGTCACTCATTGACCCGTCAGAGCCGGAAATCCTTGAAGACCTGTTCCTTGCCGCGCTCGCCGATGCCAAGCGCAAGGCCGATGAGGCCCAGGCTAATGTTCTGCGCGATGCCGCGAGCGGTCTGGGCTTGCCGCCGGGCTTCGACATGCCGTTTGGAGTGAAATCCTGAGAAGCTTGGGGATTCTATGGATAACAGAATTATTCTATATATCGATATACTTGGGTTTAGCGATATTGTAAATGAAGATAAAGGCCGAATCGTAAAACACGTCATAGACATATTTAATGCAATGGATGAATCTCCAGCATTTGAACACGATATATTTTCTGTTTTGCAATTTTCTGACACATTAATAATTTATAGCAAAAACGCTCCCTGCTCTGACGATGAACAGCAGTACATGGTTGGGTATTTGTGCGAGTTTGCTCAGCATCTTCAGTATAAGCTGCTGTCGAGAAATGTGTTTTTCCGCGCGGTTCTCACCAAGGGTGATTTTTATGACGTCGCACCGGGAGATTCTGTACATACTTTCAAGAATATAAGGGCCTTCTGGGGATCAGCTCTTGTAGATGCAGCTGAAAAAGAAAAATCGATAAAGGCGATAGGTTTGTTTATCGATAATAAAAAAAATAATCATCGAAACTTGGTTTAAATTTTATTCATTTAAACAATGTGAAGGGTTGTTTTTCGTCGAATTGAATAAACAGCTTGAAAACTATTTTAATGAATGCCTTGGTTTATCATACGCGAGGTGCTCGATTCCCGCCGAGGGGAATGAAAATTTGCTGGCTTATGAGTTTCTTTTTCTAAAAAGTGTTTATGATATGCGTGATTCCAATGGAACAGTTGGAGAAAAATATAAAAACACTTGGGATTTTTATTCAGAACAATATCCTGGCCTTTGCCAATGTTTGGTGGAGTCTGAATTTGATTTTGCACAAATTATACCAGGCGACTGGAATGGGATGTTTGATGCTATACGACGCGGTGAGGGGTATTTTGGTCAGTAGATACCAGCTTGCCCGTT is drawn from Glycocaulis alkaliphilus and contains these coding sequences:
- a CDS encoding c-type cytochrome; amino-acid sequence: MGDLFWNKVAGAVLAILLVVMGLREIGDIAFTARAPETLGFPVDPALLEGPAGAEEEVSGPVDFGSLLATASVDAGERVARRCVACHTFEQGGANGTGPNMWGVLGRAVASVSSFNYSSAMRDYGADGTQWLYQNMYEYLEAPRRYVPGTSMAFAGLRSQEDRINLIAYMHSMGSSGLPFPEPLPEEPAIEEEGETPQVAATETAGAPDTATEAGDDMGELAQPAQDLPDAEPADDAAERPEGEE
- a CDS encoding porin family protein — translated: MKSLLIAVSSIAVLAGAASAQEGPFRLGAGYQAIDTDGATYDTLTLRGSYDITPIFSVEGDLLFGLGDESTTFGATTITSEIDYGVGIYGVARLPLNDQFSVFARGGYTYFDVSASAAGIAFSGDVDGWAFGGGAEWAFAGPNAIRVDYTRYDFVNGNGNADAFGISYVRRF
- a CDS encoding DNA polymerase III subunit gamma/tau; this translates as MDDQDPDSGAPALEADEPGPALPGFEPPPASAAYQVLARKYRPQRFSDLIGQDAMVRTLSHAFQSGRIAQAYMLTGVRGVGKTTTARLIARALNYESDERSGPSVDIDPPGRHCDAIARSAHVDVLEMDAASRTGVGDIREILDGVRYAPVSAPYKVYIIDEVHMLSNNAFNALLKTLEEPPPHVKFIFATTEIRKVPVTVLSRCQRFDLRRVPRDALSAHLKRICDLEGAQVEDGGLDAIARAAEGSVRDALSLLDQAIVQGSETGPVPASQVREMLGLVDRSRVLDLLDAALTGKGEAALAELESQYAAGADPQVLMRDLLDYLHAMSRVKATGGKADLAEAPETAARLRELADTHSLASLTRLWKTALSGLEDVRSAPDPMAAVEMSVIRLMAAASLPGPEDAARLIAALEAGAPVPAPAGQASGGHGPAGPQAEHQPADAEPEPATNSDPSSLEDVIALLDREREALLRDQVERFVRLVSIGQGKLVFEAVKGAPEDLASRLAGFLHAQTGARWLVDSQGRAPGGETMRERRRREAEALRERALRDPMVVRAMTLFPGAELEAVTTVEPENPPSQMTDADTQRQERKP
- the nudC gene encoding NAD(+) diphosphatase — translated: MHLTFTRSPLDHSGVQRTNPAFIEACLSHPAARAILLTGGNVVLSPEGEPEILHPAQTSTLALERPGLVFLGLEGETPWFAASVQPGSTPPGLDFRRATMIAEPDLAAILGRARAILSWHGRRHYCSNCGAENAPAEGGTKLVCPSCGTEHFPRTDPSVIMLPYSGDRCVMGRQPAWPPGLFATLAGFMEPGETIEEACAREVAEETGLKVLSSRYVASQPWPFPSTLMIGLLAEIEPGEPVAADDIEEARWFTRAEVRELYEGPMMRWGPPHYSISRLLIETWLNGG
- a CDS encoding YbaB/EbfC family nucleoid-associated protein; amino-acid sequence: MKDLAGLMKQAQEMQKKMGEAQARLDAVEVTGEAGAGLVKITTTAKGEPRKVSIDPSLIDPSEPEILEDLFLAALADAKRKADEAQANVLRDAASGLGLPPGFDMPFGVKS